The following are encoded together in the Anoplopoma fimbria isolate UVic2021 breed Golden Eagle Sablefish chromosome 9, Afim_UVic_2022, whole genome shotgun sequence genome:
- the LOC129096289 gene encoding galectin-related protein-like isoform X2, which produces MAETHRVTAPGRKKWVVPQRSDENKPSVRPPDRKAERNLAVPFRGHITDGMRPGKKVVVVGVVDSCPDRFYIALTCGHGSGEPPPDVALELCVRFRDRQVLRRACVRGSWGDADRAVPFFPFIREQPFKIEIHCEHSRFRVFVDGQKLFDFQHRLTSLGDIDTLWIKGGVTVTKLA; this is translated from the exons aAATGGGTTGTTCCACAGAGaagtgatgaaaacaaaccGAGTGTTCGTCCTCCTGACAGAAAGGCTGAGAGAAATCTG gcggTTCCTTTCAGAGGCCACATCACAGATGGGATGCGTCCGGGGAAGAAGGTTGTAGTGGTCGGTGTTGTGGACTCGTGTCCTGACAG GTTCTACATCGCCCTGACGTGTGGTCATGGATCCGGGGAGCCTCCTCCCGATGTGGCTCTGGAGCTCTGTGTTCGCTTCAGGGACCGGCAAGTCCTACGAAGGGCCTGTGTGAGAGGATCCTGGGGGGACGCCGACAGGGCCGTGCCTTTCTTCCCCTTCATCAGGGAGCAGCCCTTCAAG atTGAGATTCACTGTGAACACAGTCGGTTTCGTGTGTTTGTGGACGGACAGAAGCTGTTTGACTTCCAGCACAGACTGACGTCGCTCGGTGACATCGACACGTTGTGGATCAAAGGAGGCGTCACCGTCACCAAACTGGCCTGA
- the aftpha gene encoding LOW QUALITY PROTEIN: aftiphilin a (The sequence of the model RefSeq protein was modified relative to this genomic sequence to represent the inferred CDS: inserted 2 bases in 1 codon; deleted 1 base in 1 codon): MEPDVIRMYSSSPPPMEDEEEDNEFGDFGTFSGVPTSVSFTEFDTPTTFNQTQALNATSPPEILHGKGGTGISHASSNGTRVPNTDLSKANGVVPASHLGSVPSERTEIKKVVSGSLGLSGSVTADCNGGGTEVLTNGFATFDLQGSPSSLNSVHSHIKGTSSEDTGGGPEDDFADFAAFSNAEGRLSETANEDSDVPTGDSWLAEDAGQDESCNVEQETTSEDKVRDTHRTGPDASGSDSISDPAEAPGGSCNTDRGSDTDADTHQRDVAVEQEHLASEAVCTIRPLTLNGVDSAHGDDSKDAAGCSENDLSPLDAAADVEXGRDGRGSDNETETETETETSLGRPLSTDALEEFGDVSTTGSVPSPPLQGEIATPADHSQLAEDDEDFGDFGDAGSFGGQGFADFDQLDVQQEPSRSDSPPPLQDAKDADDKDEDDFGDFNSPKFHASVNEGEDGGQFADFPVSDSFGNFNSVAEGGDVEADAGWSAFGEQQQQVEEVEEESWAAFSTDQSAPSESRAEEKEVEEEWHESELPAVSEETSRTDRQSASLSSRLEKLFQSSFPPTSVPSVEDEVVSLRIQLGHSEEEDKPQRGAEEEKKKPLPCNRSVRGGVWIQLEDIHEALGLRYQWGGSYCNKALLCCLGIDTRNILFTGQKKQPVIVPMYAASLGMLEPTKEPVKPVSAAEMIASIAQTPPAAPETSSCPSDTAHQEALPPVQFDWSSSGLTNPLDGVDPELYELTTSKLDSGASGSRVADAFARLMSTMEKTSTSTRKPRKEENLSDEAAKVISSLPDLSFMQAKVLMFPAMLTPLSCQATPD; this comes from the exons ATGGAGCCCGACGTGATCCGCATGTACTCGTCCTCTCCGCCCCCgatggaggacgaggaggaggacaacGAGTTTGGAGACTTCGGCACCTTCTCCGGCGTCCCGACTAGCGTCAGCTTCACCGAGTTCGACACGCCGACCACTTTCAACCAGACCCAGGCCCTGAACGCCACCTCCCCGCCCGAGATCCTCCACGGCAAAGGGGGCACGGGGATCAGCCACGCCTCCTCTAACGGCACCCGCGTACCCAACACCGATCTGTCCAAGGCTAACGGCGTTGTGCCGGCGAGCCACCTGGGCAGCGTCCCCTCAGAAAGAACTGAGATCAAAAAGGTCGTCTCCGGCTCTCTGGGTCTCTCGGGGAGCGTCACGGCCGATTGCAACGGCGGAGGCACGGAGGTGCTCACTAACGGGTTTGCAACCTTTGACCTTCAGGGAAGCCCCTCCTCGTTGAATTCTGTCCACTCTCATATAAAAGGAACGTCCAGCGAGGACACGGGCGGCGGCCCCGAGGACGATTTCGCAGACTTTGCAGCTTTTTCCAATGCTGAAGGACGACTCAGCGAGACGGCAAACGAGGACTCAGACGTTCCCACGGGGGACAGCTGGCTGGCGGAGGACGCCGGCCAGGACGAGAGCTGTAATGTAGAGCAGGAAACGACCTCAGAGGACAAAGTCAGGGACACACACAGAACTGGACCAGACGCATCCGGCTCTGATTCCATATCTGATCCCGCTGAGGCCCCCGGCGGCTCGTGCAACACGGACCGGGGCTCAGACACAGATGCTGACACTCATCAAAGGGACGTAGCTGTTGAACAGGAGCACTTGGCCTCGGAGGCAGTTTGCACTATCAGACCGCTCACCCTGAACGGGGTGGACTCGGCACACGGAGACGACTCCAAAGACGCCGCCGGCTGCAGCGAAAACGACCTCTCGCCTCTCGATGCAGCCGCAGACGTTGA GGGGCGGGACGGGAGGGGCTCCGATAACGAGACGGAGACAGAAACCGAGACC GAGACGTCGTTGGGCCGGCCGCTGTCGACGGACGCCCTGGAGGAGTTTGGCGACGTGAGCACCACGGGGTCGGTGCCCTCGCCGCCCCTCCAGGGGGAGATCGCCACGCCGGCCGACCACAGCCAGCTGGCGGAGGACGACGAGGACTTTGGGGACTTCGGAGACGCCGGCTCATTCGGGGGTCAGGGTTTCGCCGACTTTGACCAGCTGGATGTCCAGCAGGAGCCGAGCAGGTCGGACAGCCCCCCGCCGCTGCA AGACGCCAAGGACGCAGACGACAAGGACGAAGACGACTTCGGCGACTTCAACTCCCCCAAATTTCACGCCAGTGTAAACgagggggaggatggaggaCAGTTTGCAGATTTCCCCGTCAGCGACAGCTTTGGGAATTTTAACTCGGTGGCTGAAGGCGGAGACGTTGAGGCGGATGCAGGGTGGAGTGCCTTcggggagcagcagcagcaggtggaggaggtggaggaggagtccTGGGCGGCGTTCAGTACGGACCAGAGCGCTCCTTCAGAGAGCAGAgcggaggagaaggaggtggaggaggagtggcATGAGAGTGAACTTCCCGCAGTCAGCGAGGAAACcagcaggacagacagacagtcg gcgtCGCTGTCGAGCCGCCTGGAGAAGCTGTTTCAGAGCAGCTTCCCTCCGACCTCCGTCCCCTCTGTGGAGGACGAGGTGGTGTCTCTGAGGATCCAGCTGGGACActcggaggaggaggacaaaccTCAGCGGGGGGccgaggaggagaagaagaagccgCTGCCATGCAACAG GTCGGTGCGTGGCGGCGTGTGGATCCAGCTCGAGGACATCCACGAGGCGTTGGGCCTCAGATACCAGTGGGGGGGCTCCTACTGCAACAAAGcgctgctctgctgcctcggcATCGACACCCGGAACATC CTGTTCACGGGACAGAAGAAGCAGCCGGTCATCGTGCCGATGTACGCCGCCAGCCTG GGGATGCTGGAACCAACCAAAGAGCCCGTGAAGCCCGtctctgcagcagagatgatCGCCTCCATAGCCCAGACGCCTCCAGCGGCTCCAGAGACCAGCTCCTGTCCCTCTGACACGGCCCAT CAGGAGGCGCTCCCACCCGTCCAGTTCGACTGGAGCAGCAGTGGCCTTACCAACCCTCTGGATG GAGTCGACCCGGAGCTCTACGAGCTGACGACGTCCAAGCTGGACTCCGGCGCCTCCGGCAGTCGTGTGGCGGACGCCTTCGCCCGCCTGATGTCCACCATGGAGAAGACCAGCACGTCCaccag gaAGCCGAGGAAGGAGGAGAACCTGAGCGACGAGGCGGCCAAAGTCATCTCCAGTCTGCCGGATCTCTCCTTCATGCAGGCCAAGGTTCTGATGTTTCCCGCCATGCTGACGCCGCTCAGCTGCCAGGCAACGCCGGACTAA
- the LOC129096288 gene encoding LOW QUALITY PROTEIN: SERTA domain-containing protein 2-like (The sequence of the model RefSeq protein was modified relative to this genomic sequence to represent the inferred CDS: inserted 1 base in 1 codon), with translation MWFMLGNGVKRKLDEDEDVLEEERRPLAVGGVSQASYTLQRQTVLNVSLMKLYAPRLGADLGLQRRVLINNIIRRIHDDFRQEGGVGALFFSSAPPVAAASSAAAYEDEGFRQAPPPPSSFSILSSPLSGLTPLDSCLTPASLLEEEDLPMFFTLPPSSSTQNHSPRPPPSPSPKDSFSSALEEIEELCPSSSSSSSSSSSSGPPSPPPALVQFDVVMKEEGRGFQEVESRLEKPPPPLLPLPPSPSSPGSFLTDFALDDVLFTDIDTSMYDLGPCPPPPGAPPSKMAPVVMADDLVRSMSGYGAAGAAPXNQPFKMDLAELDHIMEVLVGS, from the exons ATGTG GTTTATGTTGGGTAACGGGGTGAAGCGGAAACTGGACGAGGATGAGGACGTTTTGGAGGAAGAGCGGCGTCCCCTGGCGGTCGGCGGCGTGTCCCAGGCGTCGTACACGCTGCAGCGTCAGACGGTCCTCAACGTGTCGCTCATGAAGCTGTACGCTCCGCGGTTGGGCGCCGACCTCGGCCTGCAGCGCCGAGTCCTCATCAACAACATCATCCGCCGCATCCACGACGACTTCAGGCAGGAAGGAGGCGTCGGcgctctcttcttctcctcggCGCCGCCCGTCGCTGCCGCGTCCTCCGCCGCCGCCTACGAGGACGAAGGCTTCCGGCAGGCTccgcctcctccctcctccttcagcATCCTGTCGTCGCCGCTGTCGGGACTCACGCCGCTGGACTCCTGCCTGACGCCCGCCtcgctgctggaggaggaggacctgcCCATGTTCTTCACCCTgccgccctcctcctccacccaaaACCACTCCCCGAGGCCGCCGCCCTCGCCGTCGCCCAAAGACAGCTTCTCCTCGGCCCTGGAGGAGATCGAGGAGCTCTGCCCCTCctcttcgtcttcctcctcctcctcctcctcctcgggcCCGCCGTCACCTCCTCCCGCTCTGGTTCAGTTTGACGTCGTCATGAAggaggaggggcggggcttTCAGGAGGTGGAGAGCAGGTTGGagaaacctcctcctcctcttcttcctcttcctccctccccgtCCTCCCCGGGCTCCTTCCTGACGGACTTCGCCCTGGACGACGTCCTCTTCACAGACATTGACACGTCCATGTACGACCTCGGCCCCTGCCCGCCTCCGCCGGGAGCCCCGCCATCCAAGATGGCCCCCGTCGTGATGGCGGACGACCTCGTGCGGTCGATGTCGGGGTACGGAGCGGCGGGGGCGGCGC AGAACCAGCCTTTTAAAATGGACCTGGCGGAGCTGGACCACATCATGGAGGTGCTGGTGGGCAGCTGA